One genomic region from Bacillus aquiflavi encodes:
- a CDS encoding lipase family protein: protein MTSFINNETFSEADHQLIGMKLSYQAEEITRSIEINDRNSKKVKNNMLKVYRKHLDNKKIKLVENLPQYFKDKIPIKPISSGMNEIETGFHANAITKGDPKNPKEITVVFPGTDFDDGFDVQQTSRSQSKRHDDYSERAIKYIGQVKEKYPNAEIVVDGHSMAGKIAIQIGLIYPDVTVYAFNPTAIDSEYHKLIEEGKHYDNINVLIFDNDIAKYERWFQYFLKSKTTGSLPFNTYHIDPDKLQWIQQLPAPHDGIFDHHSTGGFRGVDGSLWDIFNLTPIGFSASNSGTTEINFDKERYLHFSNVLEHQMVPYLRKAIPLIEQMEEEIDEKIREIITRAEQQIESVKFESTYPDPRPGAIESLKDKFYRSGKYRCYEEESMLTLLDALHRSAQEITQSASKIVETAEAFERIDTELAKKNRAKESEDVWKKHRMENSGGYGPQ, encoded by the coding sequence ATGACGTCTTTTATAAATAATGAAACATTTTCTGAAGCTGATCATCAACTAATAGGGATGAAATTAAGTTATCAAGCTGAGGAAATAACAAGAAGCATAGAAATTAATGATCGAAATTCTAAGAAAGTTAAAAACAACATGTTAAAGGTCTATCGTAAGCATTTAGATAATAAGAAAATTAAATTGGTAGAAAATCTTCCCCAATACTTTAAAGATAAGATCCCAATTAAACCAATTTCAAGTGGTATGAATGAAATAGAAACAGGTTTTCATGCGAATGCGATTACGAAAGGAGATCCGAAAAATCCAAAGGAAATTACTGTTGTTTTTCCTGGAACAGATTTTGATGATGGTTTTGATGTTCAGCAAACGAGCAGATCTCAAAGTAAAAGACACGATGATTATAGTGAAAGGGCAATTAAATATATTGGACAAGTAAAGGAAAAATATCCGAATGCAGAAATTGTTGTTGATGGTCACTCGATGGCGGGTAAGATCGCTATTCAAATTGGATTAATATATCCCGATGTTACTGTTTATGCGTTTAACCCGACAGCGATTGATAGTGAATATCATAAATTAATTGAGGAAGGTAAGCATTACGACAATATTAACGTCTTAATATTTGATAATGATATTGCAAAATATGAAAGGTGGTTCCAATACTTTCTGAAATCTAAAACAACTGGAAGTCTTCCATTTAATACATATCATATAGACCCTGATAAACTTCAATGGATCCAACAACTGCCAGCACCACATGATGGTATTTTTGACCACCACTCTACCGGTGGTTTTAGAGGGGTAGATGGTTCTTTATGGGACATTTTTAACCTGACACCGATTGGTTTTTCAGCAAGTAATAGTGGGACAACTGAGATTAACTTTGATAAGGAACGATATTTACATTTTTCCAATGTGCTAGAACACCAAATGGTTCCTTATTTAAGAAAGGCAATCCCTTTAATCGAGCAAATGGAAGAGGAGATTGACGAGAAAATAAGGGAGATTATCACTCGGGCAGAACAACAAATTGAAAGTGTGAAGTTTGAGTCTACCTATCCTGATCCCCGGCCGGGAGCAATCGAGTCATTAAAAGATAAATTTTATCGGTCAGGAAAATATCGTTGCTATGAGGAGGAGAGCATGTTGACACTGCTCGATGCGCTCCATCGTTCTGCCCAAGAAATTACTCAAAGTGCTTCTAAAATTGTTGAAACAGCAGAAGCGTTTGAAAGAATTGATACCGAGCTCGCTAAAAAAAATCGTGCTAAAGAATCCGAAGATGTTTGGAAAAAACACAGAATGGAAAATTCAGGAGGTTATGGGCCGCAGTAA
- a CDS encoding SDR family oxidoreductase produces MGYTYFFTGFPGFIATSLIKQMIRNRFSIDHLYLLVLPHLIDKASEEIDKLTNEGNISREKLTIVPGDITKPHLNIERELNTHLQHHVTHIFHLAAVYDLAVPENIAYDVNVNGTKHMNEWVLTLSKPERYIYFSTAYVSGTREGRIFETELEMNQSFKNHYERTKYEAEKLVRGIISKVPTTIIRPGIVKGDSLSGETIKFDGPYFILNFFDKLKFFPVIPYLGTGKAEGNFVPLDYVLKAAIYLGHAPIGIGKTYHLIDPNPYTMKEVYRMLMEEFLGRKPIGMLPLSFAKWLLSIPLLRKWLRVEKEALDYFTCMAKYDCTQTKNDLQQLGITCPDFQETISSMVQFYEQHKNDTDKQLIID; encoded by the coding sequence ATGGGGTACACTTATTTTTTTACAGGATTTCCGGGATTTATTGCAACCTCTCTTATTAAACAAATGATTCGTAATCGTTTTAGTATAGATCATCTTTATTTACTTGTTTTGCCTCATTTGATCGACAAAGCTTCAGAGGAAATTGATAAACTAACAAATGAGGGAAATATAAGCCGAGAAAAGTTGACAATAGTTCCTGGAGATATAACAAAACCTCACTTAAATATTGAACGTGAATTAAATACTCATCTACAACATCATGTTACACATATTTTCCATCTCGCTGCTGTTTATGATCTTGCCGTACCAGAAAATATCGCTTATGACGTCAATGTAAATGGGACGAAACATATGAACGAGTGGGTATTAACTTTATCTAAGCCTGAGCGTTATATTTATTTTAGCACTGCCTACGTATCTGGAACTCGTGAAGGTCGTATTTTTGAAACAGAGTTAGAGATGAACCAAAGCTTTAAAAATCATTACGAAAGAACGAAATACGAAGCTGAGAAATTAGTGCGCGGTATAATAAGTAAAGTCCCAACTACGATCATCCGTCCTGGAATTGTGAAAGGAGATTCGCTATCTGGCGAAACAATTAAATTTGATGGACCTTACTTCATCTTAAATTTTTTTGATAAGCTAAAATTTTTCCCAGTAATCCCGTACTTAGGAACGGGAAAAGCTGAAGGAAATTTCGTTCCTCTAGATTATGTTCTGAAAGCAGCAATTTATCTTGGACATGCTCCTATAGGGATTGGGAAAACGTATCACTTAATCGATCCAAATCCTTACACGATGAAAGAAGTGTATCGAATGCTAATGGAAGAGTTTCTCGGCAGAAAACCTATCGGGATGCTTCCCCTTTCTTTTGCAAAATGGCTTCTTTCTATTCCATTATTAAGAAAATGGCTTCGAGTTGAAAAAGAAGCTTTAGATTATTTCACTTGCATGGCAAAATATGATTGTACGCAAACGAAAAACGATTTGCAGCAATTAGGCATTACTTGCCCAGATTTTCAAGAGACAATTTCTTCAATGGTTCAATTTTATGAGCAACATAAAAACGATACTGATAAGCAACTTATCATTGACTAA
- a CDS encoding aldehyde dehydrogenase, whose amino-acid sequence MENYELRVNKQKSFFRTNKTKNLAFRLNALQKLRTAIKNNETELIEALKLDLNKSEFEAYSSEIGMILEEIRFTIKQLRSWMKPKKVKTPITHIGSTSFIYSEPYGVALIISPWNYPFQLAVAPLIGAIAAGNCAIIKPSELTPKTSEILSKLLEKNFPEEYISVVQGGVETSQALLNEKFDYIFFTGSVHVGKMIMKAAAKNLTPVTLELGGKSPCIVHEDANIKLAAKRIAWGKFMNAGQTCVAPDYLYVHHKIKNEFLTYLQEAIKDLYGEPRHLTRIVNEKHFKRLCSYLNNGEKFLGGKINQEQLLIEPTVLTKITWEDPIMQDEIFGPILPVLEYDEIADVIEGIHHHPKPLALYLFTESENVQQHIVTNISFGGGCINDTVYHIVSPYLPFGGVGTSGIGAYHGKGSFDTFSHKKSILKQTTLFDIPLRYPNIKNGLKKIKFFLK is encoded by the coding sequence ATGGAAAACTATGAATTACGAGTGAACAAACAAAAATCATTTTTCCGTACTAACAAAACAAAAAATCTTGCCTTTCGTTTGAACGCTCTGCAAAAGTTAAGAACCGCAATTAAAAATAATGAAACAGAGCTTATTGAAGCATTAAAATTAGATTTAAACAAATCTGAATTTGAAGCTTATTCATCTGAAATCGGGATGATCCTTGAAGAAATACGTTTTACGATAAAACAGCTACGCTCTTGGATGAAGCCAAAAAAGGTAAAAACACCGATCACCCATATCGGCTCAACAAGCTTTATTTATTCTGAACCATACGGTGTAGCACTTATTATCTCTCCATGGAACTACCCATTTCAATTAGCAGTTGCGCCGTTAATTGGGGCAATCGCTGCTGGTAACTGCGCTATCATTAAACCTTCAGAACTGACGCCCAAAACATCGGAAATATTATCAAAACTGCTTGAAAAAAATTTCCCTGAAGAGTATATCTCAGTCGTTCAAGGCGGCGTTGAAACGAGCCAAGCTCTCCTTAATGAAAAATTTGATTACATCTTTTTCACAGGGAGTGTACATGTCGGGAAAATGATTATGAAAGCCGCTGCCAAAAATTTAACTCCTGTCACATTAGAGTTAGGTGGTAAAAGTCCTTGTATCGTTCATGAAGACGCAAATATAAAGCTGGCAGCTAAACGAATTGCTTGGGGGAAATTTATGAACGCTGGCCAAACATGTGTCGCACCTGATTACTTATACGTTCATCACAAGATTAAAAATGAATTTTTAACTTATTTACAAGAAGCGATTAAAGATTTATATGGGGAGCCTCGTCATTTGACGCGAATCGTAAACGAAAAACACTTCAAACGTCTTTGTTCTTATCTAAACAACGGGGAAAAATTTTTAGGAGGGAAAATCAATCAGGAACAATTATTGATCGAGCCGACGGTGCTTACAAAGATCACATGGGAAGATCCGATTATGCAGGATGAGATTTTTGGTCCGATCCTTCCTGTGCTAGAGTATGACGAAATCGCGGATGTAATCGAAGGCATTCACCATCATCCTAAGCCGCTTGCACTTTATCTTTTTACTGAAAGTGAAAATGTTCAACAACATATTGTTACCAACATCTCTTTCGGAGGCGGGTGTATAAATGATACTGTCTATCACATCGTCTCTCCCTACTTGCCCTTTGGCGGTGTCGGTACGAGCGGAATCGGGGCTTACCATGGAAAAGGCAGCTTCGATACTTTTTCTCATAAAAAAAGCATCTTAAAACAAACAACGTTATTCGATATTCCGCTTAGATATCCAAATATAAAAAATGGCCTGAAAAAAATAAAGTTTTTCTTAAAATAA
- a CDS encoding MMPL family transporter encodes MRRLNKLSTLLMKKPIKVTLVSIFVIIILFIGAKNIQMATGNETLINTDTTVYKDNEKLEEEFGGESIIVMYEGQNLLNLTNLHHMKGLENQLQTMDEIYSIFSPVTVVEQLSKRQFEQYKKGITEMSAALKNNQHINTMLAHSDILKPGLPENKKTLNDLLYDNNGKLRDLFSEVITDDEHLMMIIKFQGGIEDSSKSEIVSQIKTYLADHELKATKTFVSGKPVLDDAIRSSMQDSMKKMMLLSIFFMIIILSLTFKVSWRLLPLGMILIAIFGTIGLMGWLKIPITMVSMAVFPILIGLGIDYAIQLQNRYTEEMKEEDSLEQ; translated from the coding sequence ATGAGACGATTAAATAAGTTATCAACACTTCTAATGAAAAAGCCGATAAAAGTCACCTTAGTATCCATCTTTGTGATCATCATTTTATTTATTGGTGCAAAAAACATTCAAATGGCTACAGGTAATGAGACTTTAATAAACACGGACACAACAGTATATAAAGACAATGAGAAATTGGAAGAGGAGTTTGGCGGTGAGTCGATTATTGTTATGTATGAAGGACAAAATTTGCTCAATCTTACGAACTTACATCATATGAAAGGGTTAGAAAATCAGTTGCAAACGATGGATGAAATTTATAGTATTTTTAGCCCCGTTACCGTTGTTGAACAACTTTCAAAAAGGCAATTTGAGCAATATAAAAAAGGAATAACAGAAATGTCCGCAGCCTTAAAAAACAACCAACATATCAATACGATGTTAGCTCACTCTGACATACTGAAGCCGGGATTGCCTGAAAATAAAAAAACATTAAATGATCTGCTTTATGATAACAATGGAAAATTACGCGATCTGTTTTCTGAAGTTATAACAGATGATGAACATCTGATGATGATCATCAAATTTCAAGGCGGTATAGAAGATTCATCTAAAAGTGAAATTGTCAGTCAAATTAAAACATACTTAGCTGATCATGAGTTAAAAGCGACTAAAACATTTGTCTCAGGAAAACCCGTCTTAGATGATGCCATTCGCTCTTCAATGCAGGATAGTATGAAAAAGATGATGCTTCTGTCAATTTTTTTTATGATTATTATTTTATCTTTAACCTTTAAAGTAAGTTGGCGCTTGCTACCACTTGGAATGATATTAATCGCCATTTTCGGTACAATTGGCTTGATGGGATGGCTAAAAATACCAATTACGATGGTCTCAATGGCTGTCTTCCCAATTTTAATCGGGCTAGGAATTGACTACGCTATCCAACTCCAAAATCGTTACACAGAAGAAATGAAAGAGGAGGATTCCCTTGAACAATAA
- a CDS encoding efflux RND transporter permease subunit yields MNNKLNTRAKKSLSHTVSKMIPAVLSALIATVLGFIALYTSPVPMIKDFGKMLTIGMIISFFVGVFILIPILFTRDLFFREKTVKSKGKTNKKQSNSENFLGTYTEKIISLRWGIMIVAFITAGFGIFLDMNASVETDVETFMPQDTQALKDLHNLRDIIGTTDQVTIVYKGKNIMSENILTWVNDTTESLLSNFSDVVVSSKSITSVLKQLNEGTLPEGNQLKAQIEQIPEDQLKLFMNEDQTKGLITVGIKHLDSKSLQTFLNDLKVYLNENEYEMVTITVTGKTVLDVEMISALTTGRYKMTFLGMGLVFLGLLLVYRHPVKAFIPLLPIIFIIGWSGAVMYFLDINYTPLTATLGALIIGIGTEFTVLIMERFYEERKKGKGSKDAVKISNQKVGRAIFTSAFTTIGGFSALLVSDFAILSNFGLMTLINISFALLSTVVVMPAILIIFDRFVKIKHIGGKEIQGIEVK; encoded by the coding sequence TTGAACAATAAATTAAATACAAGAGCAAAAAAAAGCCTATCCCATACAGTCTCGAAAATGATCCCAGCAGTCTTGTCGGCATTAATTGCAACTGTTCTTGGATTTATCGCTTTATATACTTCTCCAGTACCGATGATCAAGGATTTCGGAAAAATGTTAACAATCGGTATGATCATCAGTTTTTTTGTCGGAGTATTTATATTAATACCAATTCTTTTTACACGCGATCTTTTTTTTAGAGAGAAAACTGTAAAATCAAAAGGAAAAACAAATAAAAAGCAGTCAAACAGCGAAAATTTTTTAGGAACATATACAGAAAAAATCATCTCATTAAGATGGGGCATTATGATCGTAGCCTTTATCACGGCTGGGTTTGGGATTTTTCTAGACATGAATGCAAGTGTTGAAACTGATGTTGAGACGTTTATGCCACAAGATACACAAGCATTAAAAGATCTTCATAATTTACGAGATATTATCGGAACGACTGATCAAGTAACAATTGTATATAAAGGGAAAAATATAATGTCAGAAAATATTCTAACATGGGTTAATGACACAACTGAATCATTACTGTCCAACTTTTCTGATGTAGTGGTAAGCAGTAAATCAATCACCAGTGTACTTAAACAATTGAATGAAGGCACATTACCTGAAGGAAATCAACTGAAAGCACAAATAGAACAAATACCGGAAGACCAACTAAAGCTGTTTATGAATGAAGATCAAACAAAAGGCTTAATTACAGTTGGAATTAAACATTTAGACTCAAAATCGTTGCAAACATTTCTCAATGACTTAAAGGTGTATTTAAATGAAAACGAATATGAAATGGTAACGATAACCGTTACAGGAAAAACAGTATTAGATGTTGAGATGATCTCAGCATTAACAACAGGTAGATATAAAATGACATTTTTAGGAATGGGGCTTGTCTTTTTAGGGCTCTTGCTTGTCTACCGCCATCCTGTCAAAGCATTCATTCCTTTATTGCCAATCATCTTCATCATTGGCTGGTCAGGAGCCGTGATGTATTTTTTAGACATCAATTATACTCCATTGACCGCGACTTTAGGTGCATTAATTATTGGGATCGGTACAGAGTTTACAGTTTTAATAATGGAGAGATTTTATGAAGAGCGCAAAAAAGGAAAAGGAAGCAAAGATGCGGTGAAAATATCTAATCAAAAAGTTGGGCGAGCGATCTTCACATCAGCTTTTACAACTATTGGAGGCTTCAGTGCCCTGCTCGTATCCGACTTTGCTATCTTAAGTAATTTTGGATTGATGACATTGATTAATATTTCCTTTGCTTTATTAAGTACCGTTGTCGTCATGCCTGCTATCTTGATTATTTTTGATCGGTTTGTGAAAATAAAACATATAGGCGGTAAAGAGATACAGGGAATAGAGGTGAAGTGA
- a CDS encoding TetR/AcrR family transcriptional regulator translates to MRDKTEQILKAAIAVFIKKGLQATTQEIAKEADVAEVTLFRKFSTKQNLFKNVIKHVIENQFNPFMMEIAAEEDTEVFLTKIIKNRLEILSKNIPLVKMLISESLMGNLTDEIDFPNIIFFSLKKGLDRHFENKGDHVNTELCARQLGGIFLSQIILPNEKPYYRLNEQEKNILAKTYAQSVISVINER, encoded by the coding sequence TTGCGAGATAAAACAGAACAAATATTAAAAGCAGCCATTGCTGTTTTTATTAAGAAAGGTCTGCAGGCAACAACACAAGAGATTGCAAAAGAGGCAGATGTCGCCGAAGTCACACTGTTTCGTAAATTCTCAACAAAACAAAACCTTTTTAAAAACGTTATTAAACATGTGATTGAAAATCAATTTAATCCTTTTATGATGGAAATTGCTGCAGAGGAAGATACCGAAGTATTCTTAACAAAAATTATTAAAAATAGACTGGAAATCCTTTCGAAAAATATCCCACTAGTAAAAATGCTCATTTCAGAAAGTCTAATGGGTAATTTAACAGATGAAATCGATTTTCCTAATATCATTTTTTTCAGTTTGAAAAAGGGATTAGATCGTCATTTTGAAAATAAAGGTGATCATGTAAATACAGAATTATGTGCAAGACAATTGGGCGGTATTTTCCTAAGCCAGATTATCTTACCAAATGAAAAACCATACTATCGTTTAAATGAGCAAGAAAAAAATATTTTAGCAAAAACATACGCACAATCGGTCATATCGGTAATAAATGAACGATGA
- a CDS encoding cupin domain-containing protein — protein sequence MNYIKTEWKVSENEPKNMQKLLSFNENQLIQIQLLAGKEISTHKAGTDALIIVRKGKVQFTVEGKEIVITNHDILYLEPDENHSIIALEDTELLLVKIR from the coding sequence ATGAACTATATAAAAACTGAATGGAAAGTGTCCGAAAATGAGCCAAAAAACATGCAAAAGCTACTATCGTTTAATGAAAATCAGCTTATCCAAATCCAACTTCTAGCAGGGAAGGAAATCTCTACGCATAAAGCTGGAACTGATGCACTCATAATCGTTAGAAAAGGAAAAGTACAATTTACTGTGGAAGGGAAAGAGATCGTTATAACGAATCACGATATTCTTTACTTGGAGCCTGATGAAAATCATTCGATCATTGCATTAGAAGATACTGAACTATTATTAGTGAAAATTCGATAG
- a CDS encoding glycosyl hydrolase family 28-related protein produces the protein MLSVKDFGAKGDGITDDTYAIQQALNQRKSVYLPAGDYRISDTLVVPTGTRMYGDGVYATKIVQWRDGVPIIRVSGSHYSIERLYLLFLNQQNESTSGGVGIELGDAQTSAGAFEGMVQYVNIEKSFRGVAIPTWAGQPFAFQNTFRHIRVLDHWDYGFHLGGRLNIGLTTNTFINCYVLAQSDQPNPNSKGFYLAMHDDFALINCAVDHVAQEALKIEQCKGGSVIDFHAEECRVRQNYKQVVHVHNSNVWFSNLQVIYTIIENISTEAYLVFVSGESHVHIQNYVDRDEKILNSNQVFSIVKDKESVLTVEKKKSNLPPYFQGKYLSEHKLYESSNIPTEGNWKKGEIVLNTNPASGGYVGWVCTQAGTAGSAKFHPFGKLES, from the coding sequence ATGTTAAGTGTAAAAGACTTTGGAGCAAAAGGTGATGGGATTACTGACGATACTTATGCGATACAACAGGCATTAAATCAACGGAAGTCAGTCTATTTGCCTGCAGGAGATTACCGCATTTCTGATACCCTTGTAGTACCGACGGGAACACGTATGTATGGGGATGGTGTTTATGCTACTAAAATTGTGCAATGGCGTGATGGAGTGCCAATTATACGTGTGAGCGGGAGTCATTATTCTATTGAACGTTTGTATTTATTGTTTCTCAATCAACAAAATGAGTCCACATCTGGTGGGGTAGGTATAGAACTTGGGGATGCACAAACAAGTGCCGGAGCTTTCGAAGGGATGGTACAATACGTTAATATTGAAAAAAGCTTTCGAGGTGTGGCAATCCCAACATGGGCTGGCCAGCCATTTGCGTTTCAAAATACTTTTAGGCATATTCGGGTGTTAGATCATTGGGATTACGGATTTCATTTAGGAGGAAGGTTGAATATCGGGCTGACAACGAATACATTTATTAATTGCTACGTTTTAGCTCAGAGTGATCAGCCGAATCCAAATTCTAAAGGGTTTTATCTTGCGATGCACGACGACTTCGCTTTAATTAATTGTGCTGTCGACCATGTCGCTCAAGAAGCATTAAAGATTGAACAATGTAAAGGCGGTTCAGTTATAGACTTCCACGCTGAAGAATGCCGTGTACGGCAAAATTATAAACAAGTTGTCCATGTTCATAATAGTAACGTTTGGTTTAGCAATTTACAGGTTATTTATACGATCATTGAAAATATTAGTACAGAAGCTTATTTAGTATTCGTTTCTGGCGAAAGCCATGTTCATATTCAGAACTATGTCGATAGAGATGAGAAGATTCTAAATAGTAATCAAGTATTTTCAATTGTAAAGGATAAAGAATCGGTGTTAACGGTAGAAAAGAAAAAGAGCAATCTTCCTCCATATTTTCAAGGCAAATATTTATCAGAACATAAATTATACGAAAGTTCTAATATTCCGACGGAAGGAAACTGGAAAAAGGGCGAGATTGTACTTAATACAAATCCCGCTTCAGGAGGTTATGTCGGTTGGGTTTGCACTCAAGCAGGTACAGCAGGGAGTGCTAAATTTCATCCTTTTGGAAAATTAGAATCGTAA
- a CDS encoding sigma-54-dependent Fis family transcriptional regulator, with translation MKNREKVKNIWWKFVKTGQLDKGLHPIVEKSWLRSKKLQVDPFQKQGKLRKMDFVKMYDELIEISIPLMEGLFSLVKGSGFLVILCNEKGQLLKSIGDQDMLENAQKINFSEGADWSEEAMGTNAIGTAIVIDKPLQIFAEEHYTKVCQSWTCSAAPIHQSNGEIIGVLNMSGPYERVHPHTLGMVVSTVKAIEYQLRLKENMKKNMMMQRILEATTNNMTDGILIVHPNGEIIKTNTKLQHLLSTKPEHIEGRFIQHFFVNHIFQKSLQKQIYNKELRLEESKTGKIHHVLIDIIPIDKDKKIIGSMIVIKEIQRVRQFVNYLSGNQAKVSFDEIIGSHPLFIQKLKEAKMAAKTNSNVLILGESGTGKDMFAQAIHNESNRKNKPFIAINCGGIPRDLLGSELFGYVEGAFTGAKKGGSAGKFELADGGTLFLDEIGEMSLEMQVLLLRVIQEKEVIRIGDYKVTPVDVRIIAATNKDLRKEVEKGSFREDLFFRLNVMPITLPALRERQSDIPLLAQYFISELSSKLNKEVLDITSEFLNPLMEYRWPGNIRELQNILERILNKKEDHLLMPEDLPEEIFSTKQFKKDTGWPLNKDDMKKQALMQSIRLYNGNFRKAAKHLGISRSTLYRQLKKYNIPY, from the coding sequence ATGAAAAACCGAGAAAAAGTAAAAAATATTTGGTGGAAATTTGTTAAAACTGGTCAGTTAGATAAAGGATTGCATCCAATTGTCGAAAAGTCATGGCTTCGTTCAAAGAAGCTTCAAGTAGATCCGTTTCAAAAACAAGGTAAATTAAGGAAAATGGACTTTGTTAAAATGTATGATGAACTCATTGAAATCTCAATCCCGTTAATGGAAGGACTGTTTTCTTTAGTTAAAGGATCAGGCTTTTTAGTTATTCTATGTAATGAAAAAGGGCAGTTACTAAAATCCATCGGGGATCAGGATATGCTTGAAAATGCTCAAAAAATTAACTTTTCAGAAGGGGCGGATTGGAGTGAAGAAGCGATGGGTACTAATGCAATTGGTACTGCCATCGTTATTGATAAGCCATTACAAATCTTCGCCGAAGAACATTATACAAAAGTATGCCAGTCATGGACATGCTCAGCTGCTCCAATTCATCAATCAAACGGAGAAATTATCGGAGTATTAAATATGTCTGGTCCTTATGAACGTGTTCATCCTCATACACTCGGGATGGTTGTCTCCACAGTTAAAGCAATTGAATACCAGCTTCGACTAAAAGAGAATATGAAAAAAAATATGATGATGCAAAGAATTCTTGAAGCAACAACAAATAATATGACGGACGGAATTTTAATCGTTCATCCAAACGGAGAAATCATTAAAACAAATACAAAACTGCAGCATCTATTATCCACGAAACCCGAGCATATCGAAGGTCGGTTTATTCAACACTTTTTCGTAAATCATATTTTTCAAAAAAGCTTACAAAAACAAATTTATAATAAAGAATTAAGGTTAGAAGAAAGTAAGACTGGTAAGATCCATCATGTTTTAATTGATATCATTCCCATCGATAAAGACAAAAAAATAATTGGCTCTATGATTGTTATAAAGGAAATCCAACGAGTTCGCCAATTCGTGAACTATTTATCTGGCAACCAAGCAAAGGTATCATTTGACGAAATTATTGGCAGTCATCCTCTATTTATTCAAAAATTAAAAGAAGCAAAAATGGCGGCTAAGACGAATTCTAACGTGTTAATTTTAGGTGAGAGCGGTACAGGAAAAGATATGTTTGCCCAAGCAATTCATAATGAAAGCAATCGAAAAAATAAGCCATTTATCGCAATTAATTGCGGAGGTATTCCTCGTGATCTGCTTGGAAGTGAACTGTTTGGCTATGTTGAAGGAGCTTTCACAGGGGCAAAAAAAGGGGGAAGTGCAGGAAAGTTCGAATTGGCTGATGGAGGTACGTTATTTTTAGATGAGATTGGTGAAATGTCTTTAGAGATGCAAGTCCTCCTTCTTAGAGTTATTCAGGAAAAAGAAGTGATCCGTATCGGAGACTATAAAGTAACACCTGTTGATGTCCGAATCATAGCAGCTACAAATAAAGATTTACGAAAGGAAGTCGAAAAAGGAAGCTTTCGCGAAGATTTATTTTTCCGCTTAAATGTAATGCCAATCACGCTTCCTGCTTTACGGGAAAGACAGTCTGATATTCCGCTCCTTGCACAATATTTCATCTCTGAATTAAGCAGTAAACTAAACAAAGAAGTACTCGATATTACGAGCGAATTTCTTAACCCGCTTATGGAATATCGCTGGCCTGGGAATATTCGGGAATTGCAAAATATTTTAGAACGGATATTAAATAAAAAAGAGGATCATTTATTAATGCCAGAAGACTTGCCTGAAGAAATCTTTTCAACAAAACAGTTTAAAAAAGATACTGGATGGCCGCTAAATAAAGATGACATGAAAAAACAAGCCTTAATGCAATCCATTCGCTTATATAATGGTAACTTTAGAAAAGCCGCAAAGCACTTAGGCATTTCGCGAAGCACTCTATACCGCCAATTAAAAAAATATAACATCCCATACTAA